The following are encoded together in the Phoenix dactylifera cultivar Barhee BC4 unplaced genomic scaffold, palm_55x_up_171113_PBpolish2nd_filt_p 001330F, whole genome shotgun sequence genome:
- the LOC120108434 gene encoding stress response protein NST1-like, translating into MEEMKMEREMEREELRRQLEQERREREEEKKEREEEQKQIAHLTSLVTEFLKEKTQTHKSSIHHDGACHQLVAQILVDTWWSYEHVNLVFGTWIAFVQMIMVELSTSRNQFFVYFIFLST; encoded by the exons atggaggagatgaagatggagcgtgagatggagcgtgaggagctgcggaggcaattggaacaggagaggagagagcgtgaggaggaaaagaaagagcgaGAGGAAGAACAGAAGCAAATTGCACATCTTACAAGTTTGGTGACAGAGTTCTTAAAGGAAAAGACTCAAACACATAAGTCGTctatccatcatgatggggcATGTCATCAACTGGTGGCACAAATACTCGTTG ATACATGGTGGAGCTATGAGCATGTGAATCTAGTTTTTGGTACATGGATTGCTTTTGTTCAGATGATCATGGTGGAGTTGTCTACAAGCAGAAAtcaattttttgtttatttcatatttttatctacatga